From Parasphaerochaeta coccoides DSM 17374, a single genomic window includes:
- a CDS encoding extracellular solute-binding protein has product MKKNVMTIVLAIMLAMLCALPVFAQGTKESAAASAAPVKISLWYGAAITEAGPPPADWVALQIIREKLNIDLELTALPSNESDQDVKIQAAGAANNLPDVFMVRRDAWLRLVNQGLIAPVDSLYAKMPVRTAAQYDSASIAFTTVSGKSYGFASPGSISKNEGLLIRKDWLDKLGLAIPKTTEDLAKVLHAFTYNDPDGNGRNDTYGFGAFLEINNYEGGLGRRLQPILGAFGVEGTWNLTEANAGLSVRKPEMYDAMVYIKSLVDDGSIDPNWLAYQKDDFRAAWKQGRFGVMREQNAAYAATANYAPFDKNFPDGEWIVIDPPVGPKGHSSVGPYTTGYRIYAISAKAAQAGKAEKIAELLEWMSSDEGYYLLGWGVEGVNYVKDANGIPVDKDMPLGFSTATGQTVTQLRNMVFFNGDVELYARYPKYVTEVSKKEMSALDVLRDMESRKWTPNNGGDTLPAPNADLKRFYEQGLAEFLTGRRVLNQQNWNAWIAEFDRVGGKAWEDAGIAHAKANNLLY; this is encoded by the coding sequence ATGAAGAAAAATGTGATGACCATTGTCCTGGCGATAATGCTCGCCATGCTGTGCGCTCTTCCTGTATTTGCCCAAGGCACCAAGGAAAGCGCCGCAGCCTCTGCTGCGCCAGTGAAGATCAGCCTGTGGTATGGCGCCGCCATCACCGAGGCTGGTCCCCCTCCGGCTGACTGGGTGGCGTTGCAGATCATCCGGGAGAAGCTGAACATAGATCTTGAGCTTACCGCCTTGCCATCCAACGAAAGCGACCAGGATGTGAAGATTCAGGCGGCTGGCGCGGCCAACAACCTGCCGGATGTTTTCATGGTGCGCAGGGATGCGTGGCTTCGTCTGGTGAACCAGGGGCTTATTGCGCCGGTTGACAGCCTGTATGCCAAGATGCCGGTGAGAACCGCTGCCCAATATGACTCGGCAAGCATTGCTTTCACGACAGTGAGCGGCAAGTCCTATGGGTTTGCTTCCCCCGGCTCCATTTCCAAGAATGAAGGTCTCCTGATCCGCAAGGATTGGCTGGACAAGCTGGGACTTGCCATTCCCAAGACTACGGAAGACTTGGCAAAGGTTCTCCATGCCTTCACATACAATGATCCCGACGGCAATGGCAGGAATGATACCTATGGCTTCGGCGCTTTCCTTGAGATTAATAACTATGAAGGAGGCTTGGGACGCCGCTTGCAGCCTATACTTGGTGCCTTCGGAGTTGAAGGAACATGGAACCTGACCGAGGCAAATGCCGGTCTCAGCGTGCGCAAGCCTGAGATGTATGATGCCATGGTCTATATCAAGAGTCTGGTCGATGACGGTTCGATTGATCCGAACTGGCTGGCATATCAGAAGGATGACTTCCGCGCCGCGTGGAAGCAGGGACGTTTTGGCGTCATGCGTGAGCAGAACGCCGCCTATGCTGCTACGGCCAACTATGCTCCTTTTGACAAGAACTTCCCGGACGGGGAGTGGATTGTCATTGATCCTCCTGTAGGCCCGAAGGGTCATTCTTCTGTCGGCCCCTATACCACCGGCTACCGCATCTATGCAATCAGCGCCAAGGCCGCCCAGGCTGGCAAGGCTGAGAAGATTGCCGAGCTTCTGGAATGGATGAGCAGCGACGAGGGTTATTATCTCCTGGGTTGGGGCGTTGAAGGCGTGAACTATGTCAAGGATGCCAATGGTATTCCTGTTGACAAGGATATGCCGCTGGGCTTCTCGACCGCCACAGGGCAGACTGTCACCCAGTTGCGCAACATGGTGTTCTTCAATGGCGACGTTGAATTGTACGCCCGGTATCCGAAGTACGTGACCGAGGTAAGCAAGAAAGAAATGAGCGCTCTGGATGTCTTGCGTGACATGGAAAGCCGCAAGTGGACGCCGAACAACGGCGGTGACACGCTTCCCGCTCCAAACGCCGACCTGAAGCGTTTCTATGAGCAGGGTCTTGCCGAGTTCCTGACGGGCAGGCGTGTGTTGAACCAGCAGAACTGGAATGCATGGATTGCTGAGTTCGACCGTGTCGGTGGCAAGGCATGGGAAGATGCCGGCATTGCCCACGCCAAGGCGAACAACCTTCTGTATTAG
- a CDS encoding glycoside hydrolase family 88/105 protein, giving the protein MKSESSQLLSVRMADSVRSRYLPGMMVWHYEHGLVIRAVAEVGERIGDPSFFDWAHAMYSPLVSEDGTIATYRHGEYNLDQIQAGRFLFALHDRTREKRFLLAAEKLKGQLRSQPRTLTGIFWHKEIYPWQVWLDGLYMQGPFNALYAVRNNDQGALDDLVEQMVKTSRILRDGKTGLLFHAWDESRGQRWSSPDTGLSPHIWGRALGWFIMAVIDVIGILPPGHAGRVRLEALVPGLLDPVLACQTFAGLWWQVMDVGERDGNYLETSGSAMFTYALQRAASLGLASDTARYLAAADKALDALVRTRLREEPSGELHLGGICSVAGLGGNPYRDGSFPYYIKEPVVEDDFKGVGPFILALVEQEKRRTML; this is encoded by the coding sequence ATGAAAAGCGAGTCTTCACAACTACTTTCCGTCCGTATGGCGGATTCCGTCCGTTCACGCTATCTGCCTGGCATGATGGTGTGGCACTATGAACATGGTCTGGTAATCAGGGCTGTGGCCGAGGTTGGGGAACGTATTGGTGATCCTTCGTTCTTTGATTGGGCGCATGCCATGTACTCTCCGCTTGTTTCGGAGGACGGGACCATAGCTACATACCGCCACGGTGAATACAACCTGGATCAGATTCAGGCTGGTCGGTTTCTGTTCGCTTTGCATGACAGGACGCGGGAAAAGCGTTTTCTCTTGGCCGCGGAAAAGTTGAAAGGGCAGCTCCGTTCGCAACCGCGCACTCTCACAGGCATTTTCTGGCATAAGGAAATCTACCCATGGCAGGTCTGGCTTGACGGGTTGTACATGCAGGGGCCTTTCAATGCCCTGTACGCAGTGAGGAACAATGACCAGGGAGCCTTGGATGACCTTGTTGAACAGATGGTGAAGACATCACGCATCCTGCGGGATGGGAAGACGGGGTTGCTGTTCCATGCGTGGGATGAATCACGCGGGCAGAGATGGTCGTCCCCGGACACAGGGCTGTCTCCCCATATCTGGGGGAGGGCGCTTGGCTGGTTCATCATGGCGGTGATCGATGTCATCGGGATTCTTCCGCCGGGACATGCCGGTCGTGTCCGTCTTGAAGCTCTGGTTCCGGGTTTGCTTGATCCGGTGCTTGCCTGCCAGACTTTTGCCGGGCTGTGGTGGCAGGTGATGGATGTCGGCGAGCGTGATGGAAATTATCTGGAGACTTCCGGCTCCGCGATGTTCACCTATGCTTTGCAGAGGGCGGCATCTCTTGGTCTGGCTTCCGATACCGCTCGGTATCTTGCGGCAGCTGACAAGGCACTTGACGCTTTGGTCAGAACCCGTCTGCGTGAGGAGCCTTCAGGAGAGTTGCATTTGGGCGGCATTTGCTCCGTAGCTGGTCTTGGCGGCAATCCTTACCGGGATGGTTCGTTCCCGTACTACATCAAGGAGCCTGTCGTTGAGGATGATTTCAAGGGAGTTGGTCCTTTTATCCTTGCTCTGGTCGAGCAGGAGAAAAGACGGACGATGTTGTAA
- a CDS encoding fimbrillin family protein produces the protein MRERERERERVKNLRDLRMNKSSRPGFVVLTTILILLVALISCDSKLNVSHTNEVRFTSAIGRKATANSEWQAADEVGIYMLEHGTGTAATAASERANRHYTADTAFQTSGFTPATAGDTLKWNDIADNADDTFDFIAYYPYVSPIADTTALPINVYPGSGEQDTGKADFLWGRTDNVQNNTSTVHLKLDHMLSRLIVNISPSTTVDKGAINNATGGFTVTVKGLGSETTINLNDGTLGTTDTSASILMKDISDTLTTTERAEGKRRFEAVLIPVGNTDALANVSLEFTLTGGTGAGTYTWAADSVATSDQGKIHFDKGKQHVYNMTLNTSDEEVAVAAIQIEIGDWDESDGGNWAATFKPYRAVSAGAYHTMFLKNNGTLWAAGLNIYSQLGVGAATSYKTSIPVWVTSMGSDVAAVSVGNYHTMILKKDGTLWATGRNNYGQLGDGTTTNRSTPVQVKASTTPNDFMTNVVAVSAGSNHTLILKKDGTLWATGRNNNGQLGDDTTANKSTPVPVSSMRSDVKAISAGDVHSMILKKNGTLWTTGANSSGQLGVSAGTSYKTSTPEQVLSMGYDVAAVSSRDRHTMILKKDGTLWATGYNLNGQLGDGTLGDYADKSTPVQVKDDTNGSGVMTDVAAVSAGSFHTLILKKDGTLWATGNNTYGQLGIGATPTQTGIPVQVMTDVKEIFAGERHTMILKKDGTLWATGQNENGQLGLGDSGSGNHRTTPEQVIF, from the coding sequence ATGAGAGAGAGAGAGAGAGAGAGAGAGAGAGTAAAGAATCTGAGAGATTTGCGTATGAACAAATCTAGCAGACCAGGTTTTGTGGTTCTTACAACCATTCTGATACTACTTGTCGCCCTTATTTCATGCGACAGCAAGCTGAATGTTTCACATACCAATGAAGTACGATTCACTTCCGCGATAGGGCGCAAGGCCACAGCAAATTCCGAATGGCAAGCCGCTGATGAAGTCGGCATCTACATGCTGGAACATGGCACTGGCACGGCAGCTACTGCCGCCTCAGAACGTGCAAACAGACACTACACGGCTGACACAGCCTTCCAGACTTCCGGCTTCACTCCTGCTACCGCTGGTGACACCTTGAAGTGGAATGACATTGCCGATAATGCCGACGACACGTTCGACTTCATCGCCTATTATCCTTACGTGTCTCCCATCGCTGATACCACCGCTCTACCCATAAATGTCTATCCGGGTTCCGGGGAACAGGACACCGGAAAGGCTGACTTCCTGTGGGGACGTACCGACAACGTACAGAACAATACCTCAACGGTGCATCTGAAGCTTGACCATATGCTCTCCCGTCTGATTGTCAACATCTCTCCCAGCACGACCGTTGATAAGGGTGCCATCAACAATGCCACCGGCGGCTTTACCGTCACGGTCAAGGGCTTGGGTTCTGAAACTACGATAAACCTGAATGACGGAACCTTGGGCACGACGGATACGAGCGCATCTATTCTCATGAAGGACATTTCCGACACTCTTACGACCACGGAAAGAGCCGAGGGTAAGCGCAGGTTCGAGGCTGTGCTGATACCTGTGGGCAACACTGATGCTCTGGCTAACGTGAGCCTGGAGTTTACCCTGACCGGGGGTACTGGCGCTGGTACATACACATGGGCAGCGGATTCCGTAGCGACCTCTGATCAAGGCAAGATTCACTTTGACAAAGGCAAGCAGCATGTCTACAACATGACGCTGAACACGTCTGATGAAGAAGTCGCCGTTGCCGCCATCCAGATTGAGATCGGAGACTGGGATGAAAGTGACGGCGGGAACTGGGCTGCTACGTTCAAACCATACCGAGCCGTCTCTGCCGGAGCTTATCATACGATGTTCCTGAAGAATAACGGCACGCTTTGGGCGGCTGGACTGAACATCTATAGTCAACTGGGTGTCGGCGCTGCGACCTCCTATAAAACAAGCATACCCGTATGGGTCACGTCCATGGGTTCTGATGTCGCAGCTGTCTCCGTCGGAAATTACCATACGATGATTTTGAAGAAGGACGGCACGCTCTGGGCGACGGGGCGGAACAACTATGGTCAACTGGGTGACGGCACTACGACCAACAGAAGTACTCCCGTGCAAGTCAAGGCTAGTACCACTCCCAACGACTTCATGACTAATGTCGTGGCTGTCTCCGCCGGAAGCAATCACACGCTGATTCTGAAGAAGGACGGCACGCTCTGGGCAACAGGACGGAACAACAATGGTCAACTGGGAGATGACACTACGGCCAACAAAAGTACGCCCGTGCCGGTTTCGTCCATGCGTTCTGATGTCAAGGCCATCTCTGCTGGAGATGTTCACTCGATGATTCTGAAGAAGAACGGCACGCTCTGGACGACTGGAGCCAACAGTTCTGGTCAACTGGGTGTCAGCGCTGGAACCTCCTATAAAACAAGCACGCCCGAGCAGGTTTTATCCATGGGTTATGATGTCGCGGCTGTCTCCTCCAGAGATCGGCATACGATGATCTTGAAGAAGGACGGCACACTCTGGGCGACGGGATACAACTTAAATGGTCAACTGGGTGACGGCACTTTAGGCGATTATGCCGACAAAAGCACACCCGTGCAGGTCAAGGATGATACCAATGGTTCCGGGGTAATGACTGATGTCGCGGCTGTCTCCGCCGGGTCTTTCCACACATTAATCCTGAAGAAGGACGGCACGCTTTGGGCGACGGGAAACAACACTTATGGTCAACTGGGTATCGGCGCTACCCCTACCCAGACAGGCATCCCCGTGCAGGTCATGACTGATGTCAAGGAAATCTTCGCCGGAGAAAGACACACGATGATCCTGAAGAAGGACGGCACGCTCTGGGCGACTGGACAAAACGAAAATGGTCAACTGGGTCTGGGTGACAGCGGTTCGGGAAACCACAGAACCACGCCCGAACAGGTAATTTTCTGA